The DNA segment CGCGCGCACGTCCACGCCAAAACTGTTGAACGGTTTCAGCGAAATCTGGGGCTGCACCTGCAAACTCATAACCGGCCCTTCACTTCGATCAACAGTTGGTCACAGGCTGCTTCGATCAGATCCAGCACCTGCTCGAAACCCTGATCGCCGTCGTAGTACGGATCCGGCACTTCATCGACCACACCGGCATAACGGCGCAGGAACAGGTCAAGCTCGGCCTTGCCGGTGGACGGTTGCAGCGCCTTGAGGTTGCGCAGGTTGCTGCTGTCCATGGCCAGAATCAGGTCATAACTGGCGAAATCGGCACGGCTGACCTGCTGCGCACGTTGCGCCGACAGGTCGTAACCACGCAGTTTGGCCGCAGCCTGGCTGCGCTTGTCCGGCGGATTGCCGACATGCCAGTCACCGGTGCCGGCGGAGGCCACTTCGACCTGATCCGCCAGCCCCGCTTCGCGCAGTTTGTGGCGTAACACGCCTTCAGCGGTGGGCGAGCGGCAAATGTTGCCCAGGCACACGAACAGAACGCGCATCAGGCCTCCAGCAGGCGACGAACGCGCTCAAGATCTTCAGCGGTGTCGACACCGGTCGGCGGCGCGATCAATGCATCGGCCACATGAATCCGCACGCCGTGCCACAGAGCACGCAGTTGTTCGAGGGATTCAGTGTTTTCCAGCCAGCACGGGCCCCAGCTCACGAAGTCCTGAAGGAACCCGGCGCGGTAGGCATAAATGCCGATGTGACGACGGTACGGCACACCTTCCGGCAACTGCTGGCGATTTTTGGCGAACGCATCGCGGGCCCACGGCAAGGTCGCGCGACTGAAGGTCAGCGCCAGACCATTGAGGTCGCTGACGACCTTGACCACGTTCGGGTTGAACAGGGTTTCGACGTCTTCGATCGGCTCGGCCAGGGTGGCCATGCGCGCTTCGGTGTGGGCGGCGAGGTTGGCGGCAACCTGATCGATCACGCTTGGCGGGATCAGCGGCTCGTCACCCTGCACGTTGACCACGATCGCGTCAGGCTCGAGGCCCAGTTTGGCGGCGACTTCAGCCAGACGATCGGTGCCGGAATTGTGATCTTCACGGGTCAGCACCACTTCAGCGCCGAACGCCTTGCAGGCTTCGACGATGCGCGCATCGTCAGTCGCGACCACCACACGGCTGGCGCTGCTTTTGCTCGCCTGCTCCCAGACATGCTGGATCATCGGCTTGCCGGCGATATCCAGCAGCGGTTTGCCCGGCAGGCGGGTCGAGGCGTAACGCGACGGGATGACAACGGTGAAAGCAGTGGTCATTTATCCAGACGCTCGTCAGTGGTCAGGGTACGCGCTTCGCTTTCGAGCATCACCGGGATGCCGTCGCGGATCGGATAGGCCAGGCCGGCGCCCTTGCTGATCAATTCGGTCTTGTCGGCGCTGAGCTTGAGCGGGCCTTTGCAGACCGGGCACGCGAGGATGTCGAGCAATTTGGTGTCCATGAACATTCCCTGGATAAAGAGTTAAGGCAAAAGACGATCGGGCAACAGGCGCATCAACTGGGTGTCGAACCAGGCCACGAAGGCCGGTGACGGCACGGCATCGACGGCCAGATACCACCAATCGTCTGCTGCGAAGGCACGGCACTTCACCGCGTCCTTTTCGGTCATCACCAACGGCAATGACGGTGTGAAATTCAAGGCCTGCACGCTGTATTCGGCGTGGTCGGCAAACGCATGGGGGACTGCTCGCCAGTCTAGCGCTTCGAGGGTATTGAAGAAACGTTGCGGATTGCCGATCCCGGCCACTGCGTGCACCGCTTGACCAGGCGAAAAATGATCGAGCGGCTTGCGCTCGCCACTGCGCAGATTGACCAGCGCCGTCGCTTGCAGGCGAAACGCGAAGCCATCTTCGCGATCCGCAGTGGCACCGTTGAACAGCACGCCATCGACGCTTTGCAGGCGTTCGATCGGCTCGCGCAACGGACCGGCCGGCAGGCAGCGCTGGTTGCCCAAACCACGGGCGGCGTCGATCAGCACCAGCTCCAGATCCCGCGCCATACGGTAATGCTGCATGCCGTCGTCAGACAGGATCAGGTCCAGCGGTTCACTGGCGAGCAAGGCTTTGACCGCCGCGCTGCGATCAGGGTCGATCATCAGCGGTACGCCGGTGCGCTGCACGATCAACAGCGGCTCGTCGCCCGCAATGTCGGCGCTCTGCTCAGCGGTGACCCGCCACGGCAGTTGCGGGGGTTTGGCGCCATAACCTCGGCTGACCACACCAACCCGCAGACCGGCGCGTCGGCAATGGTCGATCAGCCACAGGATCATCGGTGTCTTGCCGGTGCCGCCCACCGTGATGTTGCCGACCACGATCAACGGCACCGGTGGCTGATAGATCTGGCCTTCACCGTCGAGAAAACGCTGACGCTTGTTGACCACCACGCGGCGGTAGAGCATTTCCAGCGGCCGCAGCAGTGTCAGGGCCGGATGCCCCTGATACCACGCGGCGAGCAAACGATCGGACAGGCTCATCAGGATTTGGGCGCCGCCTCGACCGTGGTCATGCGCAAATGGCTGAAACCGAGCTTGCCGGCCGCGTCCATGGCGGTGATCACCGATTGGTGTTGGGTCTTGCCGTCGGCACTGATCGACAACGGCATGTTGGTGTCACCGTTGGCTTCTTTCTGCATGGCTTCCATCAGCGTCGCCAGGTCGTTCTTCGGCAGAATCCTGTTGTTCACCGAGAACACGCCTTCGGCGCTGATCGCGACGTCCAACTGCTTGAGCTGCTGGTCTTCGGCGGGCGAACCACTGACCGATTCCGGCAGATCGACGCGCAACTGTGTCTCGCGGGTGAAGGTGGTGGTCACGACGAAAAACAGCAACAGGATGAACACCACGTCGATCAGCGACGCGAGGTTGATGTCGATCGTTTCCCGGGGTTTGCGACGGAATTTCACGCTTTGTCCCCGGCCAGATCGACGTCACGGTCGCCCTGCACCACTTCGACCAGTTTGATCGCTTCCTGCTCCATGCCCACCACCAGCTCATCGATGCGGCGCTGCAGGAAACGGTGGAAGAACACCGACGGAATACCGACCATCAGGCCCGCCGCCGTTGTGATCAGCGCCTTGGAGATACCGCCGGCCAATACCGAGGCGTTGGTGGTCATGCCGGAACCGGTGAAGGCGCTGAAAATGTCGATCATGCCCAGTACCGTGCCCAACAGGCCCAGCAACGGCGACATGGCGGCAATCGTGCCCAGCGCGTTGACGTAGCGTTCGAGCTCGTGAATCACCCGCGCGGCGGCTTCTTCGATGCATTCCTTCATGATCTCGCGACCATGCTTGGAGTTGGCCAGGCCCGCGGCGAGGATTTCACCCAACGGCGAATTGGCTCGCAGTTCCTTGAGTTTTTCTTTATTGAGCTGCTTGTCCTTGATCCAGACCCAGACCTGACCCAGCAGATGCTCGGGGGTGACGCGGCTGGCGCGCAGGGTCCACAGACGCTCGGCGACAATCGCCATGGCCGCGATGGAACTCAGAATGATCGGCAACATCATCCAGCCGCCGGATTTGACCAATTCCCACACAGTGACAGTCCCCTCGAAAAAGTGCGCCACTTTACCATACCGGTTCGCGATTAAGACCCGCTGCCCCGACGACCTGATGCCACATTCGGCGATCCCGCGATCAATGGTGTTTCAACGCCAGAAACGCCGTTGTTGACGCATCAGCCACGGCGCCTGAAAGCTGCCCAGGCGCAGCTGAATGGCGCCGTGCTGCGCGCTGTCGTAGATGCGCAGCCCTTGCTGACGATAACGCGCGAGCACCAGCGGGTGCGGATGACCGAACGAATTGCCCTGCCCCCGGGAGATCAGCACCGAATGCGGCTTCAATGCCCGAAGCAGCGCCATCGAGGAGGAACTGCGACTGCCATGGTGCGGCGCCTGCAGCCAGTGCGTCGGCACGGCCAGCGGACTGTCGAGCAGAACCCGTTCGGCGGCGATGTCGATATCGCCGGTCAGCAGCAGACGCTCGCCATTGGCCTCGATCTGCAACACGCAGGAGCGCTGATTGCTGTCATTGGCGGCCGACCATTGCCACAGCTGAAAACGGACCCCGTCCCACTGCCACTGCCGCCCGGTTTCGCAGGCCTCGGCCCGCAGTATGGCGGGCAGGCCCGGCGGATCGCC comes from the Pseudomonas sp. RSB 5.4 genome and includes:
- a CDS encoding low molecular weight protein-tyrosine-phosphatase, with amino-acid sequence MRVLFVCLGNICRSPTAEGVLRHKLREAGLADQVEVASAGTGDWHVGNPPDKRSQAAAKLRGYDLSAQRAQQVSRADFASYDLILAMDSSNLRNLKALQPSTGKAELDLFLRRYAGVVDEVPDPYYDGDQGFEQVLDLIEAACDQLLIEVKGRL
- the kdsB gene encoding 3-deoxy-manno-octulosonate cytidylyltransferase; translation: MTTAFTVVIPSRYASTRLPGKPLLDIAGKPMIQHVWEQASKSSASRVVVATDDARIVEACKAFGAEVVLTREDHNSGTDRLAEVAAKLGLEPDAIVVNVQGDEPLIPPSVIDQVAANLAAHTEARMATLAEPIEDVETLFNPNVVKVVSDLNGLALTFSRATLPWARDAFAKNRQQLPEGVPYRRHIGIYAYRAGFLQDFVSWGPCWLENTESLEQLRALWHGVRIHVADALIAPPTGVDTAEDLERVRRLLEA
- a CDS encoding Trm112 family protein — protein: MDTKLLDILACPVCKGPLKLSADKTELISKGAGLAYPIRDGIPVMLESEARTLTTDERLDK
- the lpxK gene encoding tetraacyldisaccharide 4'-kinase; protein product: MSLSDRLLAAWYQGHPALTLLRPLEMLYRRVVVNKRQRFLDGEGQIYQPPVPLIVVGNITVGGTGKTPMILWLIDHCRRAGLRVGVVSRGYGAKPPQLPWRVTAEQSADIAGDEPLLIVQRTGVPLMIDPDRSAAVKALLASEPLDLILSDDGMQHYRMARDLELVLIDAARGLGNQRCLPAGPLREPIERLQSVDGVLFNGATADREDGFAFRLQATALVNLRSGERKPLDHFSPGQAVHAVAGIGNPQRFFNTLEALDWRAVPHAFADHAEYSVQALNFTPSLPLVMTEKDAVKCRAFAADDWWYLAVDAVPSPAFVAWFDTQLMRLLPDRLLP
- a CDS encoding biopolymer transporter ExbD: MKFRRKPRETIDINLASLIDVVFILLLFFVVTTTFTRETQLRVDLPESVSGSPAEDQQLKQLDVAISAEGVFSVNNRILPKNDLATLMEAMQKEANGDTNMPLSISADGKTQHQSVITAMDAAGKLGFSHLRMTTVEAAPKS
- a CDS encoding MotA/TolQ/ExbB proton channel family protein produces the protein MWELVKSGGWMMLPIILSSIAAMAIVAERLWTLRASRVTPEHLLGQVWVWIKDKQLNKEKLKELRANSPLGEILAAGLANSKHGREIMKECIEEAAARVIHELERYVNALGTIAAMSPLLGLLGTVLGMIDIFSAFTGSGMTTNASVLAGGISKALITTAAGLMVGIPSVFFHRFLQRRIDELVVGMEQEAIKLVEVVQGDRDVDLAGDKA